One stretch of Jiangella gansuensis DSM 44835 DNA includes these proteins:
- a CDS encoding type II toxin-antitoxin system VapC family toxin yields MTAFADSSALVKLYADESGADAVRRLELIVVSELARVEVPAAVWKKHRLGEISAHHAAILVAEFEADYFGTDDEPARFVVITATPQVLDEAARLTARHGLRAYDAVQLACAGATRDAAAERIAFAAFDKALLEAAAAEGHDLLPGDTSA; encoded by the coding sequence ATGACGGCCTTCGCCGACTCGTCGGCGCTGGTCAAGCTCTACGCCGATGAGTCCGGCGCCGATGCCGTGCGACGGCTTGAGCTGATCGTGGTGTCGGAGCTGGCGCGCGTCGAAGTGCCGGCCGCCGTGTGGAAGAAGCACCGGCTGGGCGAGATCTCCGCTCACCACGCCGCGATTCTTGTCGCGGAGTTCGAAGCCGACTATTTCGGAACCGACGATGAACCGGCACGATTCGTCGTCATCACCGCCACTCCTCAGGTTCTCGACGAAGCTGCTCGCTTGACCGCCAGGCATGGACTGCGTGCCTATGACGCGGTCCAGCTCGCATGTGCCGGAGCGACGCGTGATGCCGCCGCGGAGCGCATCGCGTTCGCCGCCTTCGACAAGGCGCTGCTCGAAGCCGCGGCGGCCGAAGGGCACGATCTTCTCCCCGGCGACACCTCCGCCTAG
- a CDS encoding transcriptional regulator — MSQITWRAPDELVERVRRTATREGRSLNEYLTRLARAATDPEFAGSDVERLRERLSQAGLIAPAGAIRRRPDPEEARRARREAGHGTSLSDLVARERG, encoded by the coding sequence ATGAGTCAGATCACGTGGCGTGCACCCGACGAGCTGGTCGAGCGGGTACGGCGTACCGCTACGCGCGAAGGACGCAGCCTCAACGAGTACCTCACCCGGCTTGCGCGGGCGGCCACGGATCCGGAGTTCGCCGGAAGCGACGTGGAGCGGCTGCGCGAACGGCTCAGTCAGGCTGGCCTGATTGCTCCGGCAGGCGCCATTCGGCGGCGGCCGGACCCGGAGGAGGCTCGCCGTGCCCGGCGCGAAGCCGGCCACGGAACATCGCTCTCGGATCTCGTCGCTCGGGAACGCGGGTGA
- a CDS encoding lamin tail domain-containing protein, which produces MRRSLTGSLGAVLAAAVAGSTLLAGPAFAATQPTPTPIPTPSPTATPEPREPLPDGLPLLVTEIAPDNGGYDHFEFVEITNTSETDIDLLAAGVGIQYTYVDTADGDDRNRPLVITEESATVAAGDSALFWLQYTSSTVDSFAHTDDEFRAAVGAAADVPVFHLTGQAGMANGGNRGIRLTDAGGATLTWSYYPARTSTADASTHFGVPSDDGGPRARVHADVAPFTAGTVEPAQLEAPDSGEPTPTPTPTDPQVPEPEPVPPADPALDAPILQVTEVAPDTSNTGGADAYEFIEVYNGSDAPVAFADFTINYLYINADHDVTNSTLWPAQPADPVIQPGRTLVLWIKNAQNQALTAADFNAHFGSRLTAGVDLVEIHTGGMANGGLRGIQVETNTGHKVNRADYMNNEQTVPDEPIQYRWEAGTEQTLVGTGVATPGYAAPDQVPAGLVVTPADDTAPVVTDLTGSTDAPDTDGLALDFEVTDDRQVRTVELTIDSDVDEPSTRLLRFDAPNRYGYVIPAVDLFGKAWVEYTVRATDGSNETDLGPVRRVLQEGDPDPVRLDLTEGQYVAETTRITATTEGDPAGLAVDIDGTAVTDTVPSLETSPIFAFEATNTDAFFRNGVRLGDEVLHIFDEGFYSRIETVATELPVDAVIKGEQLTVGIYAGTKAWPQPDPNENNDDFAAFNVRLALPDGRILRPSVCRTAAEGTEEAEVACPDPSDRIGFSDANLVYFLATFDLPDDAFTSIAHLWDTTAAADGEHQVRATAGTESATRTVTVDNTAPSIELTGLSDGELVRGEVTVDASATDTGAGVSDSGLSATLDGEPVTLPYSLSALELTPGAHELVVTADDAVGNTATRAVAFTTADEQPEVLLGGPEDGAEVPAGDVELSATVDSAEDDPLTVRFREGQTFVPADEEVVVAAGETGTAISTDRSDAVVLDDAQLTAISNTDGVTHEVSSDTAFPYQLFTVAVPDDAGEDARVRVAWDGTANSSAKVLMYVKDTADGTWEEVDRHVATEGGSFTLDALVPAAGHTSSTDGGAGELTVLVQHSEGFAGEVLSTRDSDVTPYHPDATPRSAYDFTVAWESDTQYYNETDNFYPHQLAIHEFLLDQRDELNLQYLMHTGDVVNVSTEEHQWVKADAAYQLLDDAGLPYGVLAGNHDVGGHDNDYTHFSRWFGASRYQDNPWWGGDYLDNRGHYDLITAGGIDLLFLSMGWAPGDDEIAWMNEVIAKYPERKVVVELHEFMLTTGGLGPIPQRIMDEVVAPNPNVFAVVSGHYHDAYTRVDDFDDDGDGTADRQVYSMLFDYQGLPEGGQGYLRLLHFDNDGEKILVRTYSPSLDDFDSDDAALNNPAGMQEFEIPYAAAGIAPATKTLATDSFRADVLTDRDIAVLTEVPSGSTATATWPGLEAGEHGWYVDVTGPYGGERISEVRTVVVMDDETPVPQIHGKVEVGSTVVAMPGRWEPGTRLSIQWMVNGEPIEGATRRTFRITDDLLGQQLAVRVTGSRDGEDVVATSDPVVVEPGRARPRR; this is translated from the coding sequence TTGCGCAGATCGCTCACGGGGAGCCTCGGCGCCGTGCTCGCCGCGGCCGTGGCCGGCTCCACACTCCTTGCCGGCCCGGCATTCGCCGCCACCCAGCCGACTCCGACGCCGATTCCCACGCCTTCGCCGACCGCGACGCCCGAACCCAGGGAACCGCTCCCCGACGGCCTTCCGCTCCTGGTCACCGAGATCGCGCCCGACAACGGCGGCTACGACCACTTCGAGTTCGTCGAGATCACCAACACCAGCGAGACCGATATCGACCTGCTGGCCGCCGGCGTGGGAATCCAGTACACCTACGTGGACACCGCCGACGGCGACGACCGCAACCGGCCGCTCGTCATCACCGAGGAGTCGGCGACCGTCGCCGCCGGCGACAGCGCTCTGTTCTGGCTGCAGTACACCTCCAGCACCGTCGACAGCTTCGCGCACACCGACGACGAGTTCCGCGCCGCCGTCGGCGCGGCGGCTGACGTCCCGGTCTTTCACCTCACCGGCCAGGCCGGGATGGCCAACGGCGGCAACCGGGGCATCCGGCTCACCGATGCCGGCGGTGCCACGCTGACCTGGTCCTACTACCCGGCCCGGACGTCGACTGCCGACGCCTCCACCCACTTCGGCGTCCCCAGCGACGACGGCGGCCCGCGCGCCCGGGTCCACGCCGACGTGGCGCCGTTCACCGCCGGTACCGTCGAGCCGGCTCAACTCGAGGCGCCCGACTCCGGTGAGCCCACGCCCACGCCGACTCCCACCGACCCGCAGGTGCCCGAGCCGGAACCGGTCCCGCCGGCCGACCCGGCGCTGGACGCGCCGATTCTGCAGGTCACCGAGGTCGCGCCGGACACGTCCAACACCGGCGGCGCGGACGCGTACGAGTTCATCGAGGTCTACAACGGCTCCGACGCTCCGGTCGCCTTCGCCGACTTCACGATCAACTACCTCTACATCAACGCCGACCACGACGTCACCAACAGCACGCTGTGGCCCGCCCAGCCGGCCGACCCGGTGATCCAGCCCGGCCGCACGCTGGTGCTGTGGATCAAGAACGCGCAGAACCAGGCGCTGACCGCCGCCGACTTCAACGCCCACTTCGGCAGCCGCCTCACCGCCGGCGTCGACCTGGTCGAGATCCACACCGGCGGGATGGCCAACGGCGGCCTGCGCGGCATCCAGGTCGAGACCAACACCGGCCACAAGGTCAACCGCGCCGACTACATGAACAACGAGCAGACGGTGCCGGACGAGCCGATCCAGTACCGCTGGGAGGCCGGCACCGAGCAGACCCTCGTCGGGACCGGCGTCGCCACCCCCGGCTACGCCGCGCCCGATCAGGTGCCCGCCGGCCTCGTCGTCACGCCGGCCGACGACACCGCGCCGGTCGTCACCGACCTGACCGGCAGCACCGACGCGCCGGACACCGACGGCCTCGCCCTCGACTTCGAGGTGACCGACGACCGCCAGGTGCGCACCGTCGAGCTGACCATCGACTCCGACGTCGACGAGCCGTCCACGCGGCTGCTCCGGTTCGACGCGCCCAACCGTTACGGCTACGTCATCCCCGCCGTCGACCTGTTCGGCAAGGCGTGGGTGGAATACACCGTCCGTGCCACTGACGGCAGCAACGAGACGGACCTCGGTCCGGTGCGCCGGGTGCTGCAAGAAGGCGACCCGGATCCGGTCCGCCTCGACCTGACCGAAGGCCAGTACGTCGCCGAGACCACCCGGATCACCGCCACCACCGAGGGCGACCCGGCCGGCCTGGCGGTCGACATCGACGGCACCGCCGTGACCGACACCGTGCCGTCGCTGGAGACCTCGCCCATCTTCGCCTTCGAGGCGACGAACACCGACGCGTTCTTCCGCAACGGCGTCCGCCTCGGCGACGAGGTCCTGCACATCTTCGACGAGGGCTTCTACAGCCGCATCGAGACGGTGGCCACCGAGCTGCCGGTCGACGCCGTCATCAAGGGCGAGCAGCTCACCGTCGGCATCTACGCCGGAACAAAGGCCTGGCCACAGCCGGACCCGAACGAGAACAACGACGACTTCGCCGCGTTCAACGTCCGGCTGGCCCTGCCCGACGGCCGCATCCTGCGCCCGAGCGTCTGCCGGACCGCCGCCGAGGGGACCGAGGAGGCCGAGGTCGCCTGCCCCGATCCGAGCGACAGGATCGGCTTCAGCGACGCCAACCTGGTCTACTTCCTGGCCACGTTCGACCTTCCCGACGACGCGTTCACGTCGATCGCTCACTTGTGGGACACGACCGCGGCGGCCGATGGCGAGCACCAGGTCCGGGCCACCGCGGGCACCGAGAGCGCGACCCGGACGGTCACCGTCGACAACACCGCGCCGAGCATCGAGCTGACCGGCCTGAGCGACGGCGAGCTGGTCCGCGGCGAGGTCACCGTGGACGCCTCGGCCACCGACACGGGCGCCGGCGTGAGCGACAGCGGGCTATCGGCCACGCTCGACGGCGAGCCCGTGACACTGCCCTATTCGCTCTCGGCCCTCGAGCTCACCCCGGGGGCGCACGAGCTGGTCGTCACCGCCGACGACGCGGTCGGCAACACCGCCACCCGGGCCGTCGCCTTCACCACAGCCGACGAACAGCCGGAGGTCCTGCTCGGCGGGCCGGAGGACGGCGCCGAGGTGCCGGCCGGCGACGTCGAACTGTCCGCCACGGTCGACTCCGCTGAGGACGACCCGCTCACGGTCCGCTTCCGCGAGGGGCAGACCTTCGTCCCGGCCGACGAGGAAGTCGTCGTCGCCGCCGGGGAGACCGGGACCGCCATCAGCACCGACCGCAGCGACGCCGTCGTGCTCGACGACGCGCAGCTCACCGCGATCAGCAACACCGACGGGGTGACCCACGAGGTCTCCTCGGACACCGCCTTCCCCTACCAGCTGTTCACCGTCGCGGTTCCCGACGACGCCGGGGAGGACGCCCGGGTCCGCGTCGCCTGGGACGGAACAGCCAACAGCAGCGCCAAAGTGCTGATGTACGTCAAGGACACCGCCGACGGCACCTGGGAGGAGGTGGACCGGCACGTCGCGACGGAAGGCGGCTCGTTCACGCTCGACGCCCTCGTCCCCGCGGCCGGCCACACGTCGTCCACCGACGGCGGTGCGGGCGAGTTGACGGTGCTCGTCCAGCACTCGGAGGGCTTCGCCGGCGAGGTGCTCTCGACGCGCGACTCGGACGTCACGCCGTACCACCCGGACGCGACACCGCGCTCGGCGTACGACTTCACCGTCGCGTGGGAGTCGGACACGCAGTACTACAACGAGACCGACAACTTCTACCCGCACCAGCTGGCGATCCACGAGTTCCTGCTGGACCAGCGCGACGAGCTCAACCTGCAGTACCTCATGCACACCGGCGACGTGGTCAACGTCTCCACCGAGGAGCACCAGTGGGTGAAGGCCGACGCGGCGTACCAGCTGCTCGACGATGCCGGCCTCCCGTACGGGGTCCTCGCCGGCAACCACGACGTCGGCGGCCACGACAACGACTACACGCACTTCTCACGGTGGTTCGGCGCGTCCCGCTACCAGGACAACCCCTGGTGGGGCGGCGACTACCTGGACAACCGCGGTCACTACGACCTCATCACCGCGGGCGGCATCGACCTGCTGTTCCTCTCGATGGGGTGGGCGCCGGGCGACGACGAGATCGCCTGGATGAACGAGGTGATCGCTAAGTACCCGGAGCGCAAGGTCGTCGTCGAACTGCACGAGTTCATGCTCACCACCGGCGGGCTCGGCCCGATCCCGCAACGGATCATGGACGAGGTCGTCGCGCCCAACCCGAACGTGTTCGCCGTCGTGTCGGGCCACTACCACGATGCCTACACCCGCGTCGACGACTTCGACGACGACGGCGACGGCACCGCGGACCGGCAGGTCTACTCGATGCTGTTCGACTACCAGGGCCTGCCCGAGGGAGGCCAGGGGTACCTGCGGCTGCTGCACTTCGACAACGACGGCGAGAAGATCCTCGTCCGGACCTACTCGCCGTCGCTGGACGACTTCGACTCCGACGACGCCGCCCTCAACAACCCGGCGGGCATGCAGGAGTTCGAGATCCCCTACGCCGCGGCCGGGATCGCACCGGCGACCAAGACACTGGCCACCGATTCGTTCCGCGCCGACGTCCTGACCGACCGCGACATCGCCGTGCTGACCGAGGTGCCGTCCGGCTCCACCGCCACCGCGACCTGGCCGGGCCTCGAGGCCGGCGAGCACGGCTGGTACGTCGACGTCACCGGCCCGTACGGCGGCGAGCGCATCTCCGAGGTCCGCACCGTCGTCGTGATGGACGACGAGACGCCCGTCCCACAGATCCACGGCAAGGTCGAGGTGGGCTCGACCGTCGTGGCCATGCCAGGGCGATGGGAACCCGGCACCAGGCTCTCCATCCAATGGATGGTGAACGGCGAACCGATCGAGGGCGCCACTAGGCGCACGTTCAGGATCACCGACGACCTCCTCGGCCAGCAGCTCGCCGTGAGGGTCACCGGTTCACGTGACGGCGAGGACGTGGTGGCGACCTCGGACCCCGTCGTCGTCGAGCCAGGTAGAGCGAGACCGCGGAGATAG